In Tenacibaculum sp. 190524A02b, the genomic stretch TTATTGCTCCAAAGAAAACGAAATAAAGAAAGTTATAAGCAAGATAAAACGTAAAACAAAAGATGCCTAAAATTAAAACAAAATCTAGTGCCAAGAAACGTTTCAAGTTAACTGGTTCTGGAAAAATCAAAAGAAAGCATGCGTTTAAGAGTCATATCTTAACAAAGAAGTCTAAGAAACGTAAGCTTGCATTAACACATGCTACATTAGTTCATAAGTCTGATGAAGCAAACATTAAGCAACAATTAGTTTTAAAATAATTGTTAGCTAGGTAGTAAATTAATTATTAACCATGGAGTTGGGCTCATTAAAGAATTATTAGTTATAAATTTAAAATTATAAATTTTTATAATTGCTAATTTCTAATTTAATAATCGCCTACTACAAAAACAAATTTGAATTATGCCAAGATCAGTAAATTCAGTAGCTTCAAGAAATAGAAGAAAAAAAATCTTGAAGCAAGCAAAAGGTTACTTCGGACGTAGAAAAAACGTTTATACAGTAGCAAAAAATGCGGTTGAAAAGGCTATGCAATATGCATACCGTGACCGTAAAAACAATAAGAGAAACTTCCGTTCATTATGGATCCAACGTATTAACGCTGGAGCTCGTCAATACGGAATGTCTTACTCTCAGTTTATGGGGAAAGTTAAAGCTAATGAGATTGAGTTAAACCGTAAGGTTTTAGCAGATTTAGCTATGAACAACCCAGAAGCTTTTAAGGCCATTGTAGATAAAGTAAAATAAGTTTAATAAACTTGCTTATACTAAAAACCCAAACTTTACGTTTGGGTTTTTTTAAACCGATGTATAAAAACTGTACTAAAAAATTTCACATGAAACTTATAAAAGCTCTTATTCTTATTATTTTTTCTAACGTAGTTTTAGCTCAGAGTTCAAAAACTATAAATTCTAATAACTCTATTGAAGGGCAGTTTAAAAGTCTATATAAAGAATCTGGAAGTTATCAAGTTTATAAAGTCATCAAAAAAACAGCGTATGCTTCTTTACAAAAAAACACTGTTGATAGTATAAAAAAATTAAAATCAACAATAAAAAGTAAACAAGACTTAATAAATAACCAAACCAGTACTCTTAAATCCTTAAATAAAGAAATTCAATCATTAAATAATAACTTAAGTGAATCCTCAAAAAAGGAAGATCAAATTTCTTTTATAGGAATTGATTTAACAAAGTCCAATTATAACTTAATTGTATGGTCAATAATTCTCACATTACTAGGCTTCTTAATCTATTTTATTTATAGATTTAAAAACAGTAATAAAACAACTAAAGAAGCACGTAAATCATTTGATGAAATAGAACTTGAATTTGAGCAGCATAGAAAAAAGTCAATAGAAAAAGAACAACAATTAAGAAGAAAACTACAAGACGAAATCAATAAACAGCGTGGCGTGTAAGCCATACTATAAATAAAAAATGTAGGTAAATCCCTACATTTTTTATTTATAATATAGTTTATATCTCTATAACTTTTACCTGATTTCGTTGTAAAGCTATTTTCCCTTCTCTCTCTAATGACTTCAACAACCTTGAAATTACTACTCTTGAAGTATGTAAATCATTTGCTATTTGCTGATGTGTTACATTTATTACCTCATTATGATTTACAATAGCTTTGTCTTTTAAATATTTAAACAACCTTTTATCCATATTCAAAAAAGCTAAGCTATCAACTGCCTCAATAAACTCCTCTAATCTTTCATGATAATTTTGGAGTATAAATTCTTGCCAACTTTTATATTTGCTTAACCATTCAGACATTTTCTCTTTAGGCAACATAACCATTTTTACATCTGTTTCTGAAACTGCTCGTATCTTACTTTTCGTTTCTCCCATACAACAAGACAATGTCATAGCACAGGTATCTCCTTCCTCTAAATAATACAAAACAAGTTCGTCTCCATTTTTATCTTCTCTAAGAATTTTAATAGCTCCACTTAATAATAATGGAATAGAAATAATATAGCTCTGAGTATCGATAATAATCGTATTTTCTTCAAACTCTTTATAAACTGCTATTTCACATATCTCGTTTATTAAATTCTCTTCAAATAAATAACCGTAACTATTTTTTAATGCTTCTTTCAAGGTAAATATTTTTTGGGATAGTACAATTTGAAAAGATAAACAATTTTACTCAATAAAAATAGCAGTAAAAGAATCCCATGAACCTTTTACTGCTATTTTAAAACCTAATTTATTATACTTTTAATTTACTAAACTTTTTAAGTTTTCAATTGTTTCTGTTGGATTTTCACTTTTAAACACAAAACTACCAGCGACTAATACATCCGCACCAACCTCAACTAATTTATTTGCATTTTTATCTGTCACACCTCCATCTATTTCAATTAACGTGGTAGCCTCACTAAACTCTATTAAATTTTTTAATTGTTGTACTTTTTTGTAGGTATTTTCTATAAAAGATTGTCCTCCAAACCCAGGATTTACACTCATAATACAAACCAAATCTAAATCTTTAATAACATCTTCTAAAACTGCAATTGGAGTATGAGGGTTTAAAGCTACACCAGCTTTCATTCCTGCAGCTTTTATCGCTTGTATTGTTCTATGTAAATGTGTACATGCCTCATAATGCACAGTTAAAATATCAGCCCCTAAATCCGCAAAAGTTTGTATATATCTATCAGGATCTACAATCATTAAATGAACATCAATCGTTTTCTTAGCATGTTTAGTTATCGATTTCAATACCGGCATTCCAAAAGAAATATTAGGCACAAAAACACCATCCATAATATCAATATGAAACCAATCGGCTTTGCTATTATTTACCATTTCTACATCACGCTGTAGATTCCCAAAATCTGCTGCTAAAACTGAAGGAGCAATACGTTTTTCCATCTTTGTATATCGTTGTGTTGTTATAAGCTGCAAATATAGTTAAAACAACAAAGTGTACTCTTTTATAAAAAAGAAAACTCTCTAAATTAGAGAGTTTTCCATTCATTAATCAAAAAACGAATAGTTATGATAACTATTTGTTATTGTATATATGTTTAAAATGACTATCCTAAATAAGTCATTAATATTTTACTACGAGAAGTGTGCTTTAATCTTCTAATTGCTTTTTCTTTTATTTGACGAACACGTTCACGAGTTAAGTCAAAAGTTTCTCCAATTTCCTCTAAAGTCATTGGTTGATGTTCACCTAAACCAAAGTATAACTTAACTACATCCGCTTCTCGTGGAGTTAATGTTTCTAAAGCTCTATTGATTTCTATACGTAAAGATTCGTGTAATAATGTTTTATCTGGATTAGGAGATTCGCCAGAATTTAATACATCATATAAATTAGAATCTTCTCCTTCAATTAATGGTGCATCCATAGATACGTGACGCCCAGAATTTTTCATTGATTCTTTAACATCATTAACTGTCATATCTAATTTCTTCGCAATTTCTTCAGCACTTGGAGGGCGCTCATTCTCTTGCTCTAAGAAAGCATACATTTTATTAATCTTGTTGATTGACCCAATTTTATTTAAAGGTAATCTAACAATACGAGATTGTTCTGCTAATGCTTGTAAAATAGATTGACGAATCCACCATACAGCATAAGAAATAAACTTAAATCCACGAGTTTCGTCAAAACGCTTTGCAGCTTTTATTAAACCTAAATTACCCTCATTAATTAAATCAGGAAGTGTTAATCCTTGATTTTGATATTGCTTGGCCACAGAAACCACAAAACGCAAGTTCGCTTTGGTTAGTTTCTCTAAAGCTCTTTGATCTCCAGCTTTAATACGCTGTGCTAATTCTACTTCTTCATCAGCGGTAATTAAATCTACTTTTCCTATTTCTTGTAAATATTTATCTAATGAGGCAGTTTCCCTATTGGTAACCTGCTTAGTAATTTTAAGTTGTCTCATGTAATAAAAAGGTTATTTTTTTTTGTTATCACTCACTCTACACTTACTTATACGTAGCATTAACTAAAAATGTTACAAAAAATTTTATTTTTTTTCAAATCAATTTTGCAGTTGTTAAAGATTTGTTAATTTTGATTTTAATAAAATTGTAGAGTGACCTATTTGAAAAAAGCGTGTCTTAAAGTAAAACAGGTATAAACTAACAATAACCAAACTTAACCTTTGAAAAGTATTGATGTTACAAAATTAAGTGACGAAGAGCTGGTTAAAAAGATAGTAGAGAAGAATGATACTCATTTATTTGCTATTTTATATGACCGTTATGCAAGCGTTGTTTATAATAAATGTTATGGTTTCTCTAAAAACAAAGAGGAAGCACAGGATTTAACACACGATGTTTTTATTCGTTTGTTTGTAAAATTACGTACTTTTAAGGGCCGATCTAAATTTTCTACTTGGCTATATTCTTTTACTTATAATTTTTGCGTGAACTACGTGCAACGTAACAGTGCAAAAAAGAAAGAAAAAGTTACTATTGTAACTGATCAAATAAAAGAAGAAGATAGCGGATTAGAAGAGATTGATGATGCTACATTATTCGAGTTGAAGTCAGATAAACTGGCAAAAGCACTTGAAATGATTCCGGCTCCAGAGAAAATGATTCTATTAATGAAATATCAAGATGATATGAGTATTAAAGAAATTTCAGGAGCGTTAGAAATTGGAGAAAGCGCTGTTAAAATGCGTTTAAAACGAGCGAAAGCTAAGGTTGTTAAAACCTATAACGAATTGTAATTATTATGGATAATCCATTTAAGAAAATATTACATGATGAAGAGCTACCAGAAGTACTTAAAGAAAAAGTACTTAATGACGTAGCTATGATTAAGCTTTCTATTGATGTAGCTGATTTGTTTGTGGTAAAGTATCCTAACGCTATTAGTGACTTGTTAAGTGGCGGAGGTGCACCTAGTAAAGATGATAAAAAAACTAAATAACTGCCTGTAAAAACTATACTATTATGAACTTTTTAAGTAATGATATATTAAAACCTTTTCAAAGAGTATTTGATGATATTAAAGATTCCCTACCTAAAGTAGTAGGCTTTGTTAGTTTTATAATATTCACATGGATTTTTATAAAAATTGTTCTATATATTATAAGAAAAGCTTTGGCTAAAACTAAAGTTGATGAATGGTCTACAAAATTAAGTAAAACAAAAATTTTTGGAGATACTACTATCAATATAGTACTCACTAATGTTATTTTAGCTGTTTTAAAATGGTTTCTGATTTTCATTTTTGTTATGGTTGGTGCAGAACTTTTTGGGTTAGAAGGTGTTTCTAATGGAATAAAAAGCTTTTTCGCCTATTTACCCAAACTCCTTACTGCTATAGCTATTTTTGTAGCTGGAGCCTATTTAGGCACCGTTGTGAAAAAAGCCATCCACTCTATGTTTAAATCTCTAGATATATCTGGAGGAAATTTGGTTGGTAATATTGCCTTTTATTTAATTGTTGTTTTCTTATCAATAACAGCACTTGATCAAGCTGGAGTTGATACTTCTGTTATTAAAAGTAATCTAACATTATTAATAGGTTCTATTTTATTGGCTTTCACTATCGCATTTGGTTTAGGTGCTAAAGACGCAGTAACAAGACTATTATTTGGTTATTACTCTAGAAAGAATATAGGGATTGGAGAAAGAGTAGTTATAAATGATATTGAAGGTATTGTTGTGGCTATTGATAATATTTGCGTAACTATTAATACCTCAGACGGTAAGGTCATTTTACCTATTAAAGATGTGGTTAACAGTAAAATAGTTTTCAAAAAATAATTGCATGTATCGAAAATATACATATATTTGTCTTACAATTAACCACTAAAAACAATAACAAATGATAGATTTCGGGGGACTTCTATCAGGATAGTAGAGAGAAATCTTTACACCTTTAAAGATCGCCAAATTGGCGATCTTTATTTTTTTTTATAATATATGTGACCCCGTAAAAATAAATGTGTCTAAATATAACGAGATAGATTTCGGGGGACTTCTATCAACACATAGAAGAAAATTATTTCTTTTAAAAAAGGCTTCCTGTTTAGGAAGCCTTTGTTGTTTTGTAATATTTAAAATGTTTTTATTCAAATGACAAATGTAAAAACACACCTCTTGTACCTAAATAATCTATAGGATCAGTCCATTGACTAGGAGTTGTATTATCATATTTAGCTTCGTTATTTATCGCAAACACACCACGAATAGAAGGTGAAAACTTAAAATAGCTTAAATACAAATCTACTCCTATACCTATTTCATACATAAAGTTACTAGTAGTTGTTCTAAACTTTCCTGCAAAATTATCATCACTACTTTTTTCATTACTAGAAAAGTTATAATCAAAAGAAACTCCTCCTAAAACGTAAGGTCTAACATTATTAAGCCTATTAGTACTCAATTTTAGTATTACTGGCAAATGTAAAAATGTAGCGCCAATCTCTCTTGTTTTTTTACTTTCACTAGCTCCTTGAATATGATTAAAATTCAATGTTTTAGTATTAGACATTAATCCAGGTTCAAAACGAAGGTTTAAGTTATTATGTAATCTAAAATCTGCAATTAGTCCTACATTAAACCCTACAGAAGAAACCACTTCTATTTCTGGTTCATTTATAAAACTAGGTTTATAAGAAACTTTATACCCGTTATTATTTAGCCCTAAATAAAAACCATAATGGAAAAGAGGCTTATCAAAACTAGGAAGGTTTAATACTTTTTCCCTTTGTGCGTAAGAAATAGACACAAAGGTTAACAAAACAAATACTAAAATTTTTCTAAACATATTATTTCAAAGCTGTATAAATTGATGCTACTCCAAAGGTTACTGGTAAATCCTTTGCATTTTTAAACCCATTTTTTTCTAAAATATTGTTGAATGCCTTTCCAAAAGGAAAAGAATTTGCACTTTCTGACAAATAGGAGTAGGCTACTTTATCTTTAGAAAACAATTTCCCTATTACTGGTAATATAAAATTGGTATAGAATTTATACCCTTGTTTAAAAGGGAATTTAGTTGGGTTGGATGTTTCCAATACAACAAACTTACCTCCAGGTTTTAAAACTCTACAAATTTCTTGTAAACCTTTATCTAAATTTTCAAAGTTCCTTACTCCAAAAGAGACCGTAATGGCATCAAACGTATTATCTTCAAACGGAATATTCTCACTATCTCCTACTACCATATCAATGGTTTTAGACAAGTTAGCTTTTGAAATTTTTTGCTTCCCTACTTCTAACATTCCTTCAGAAATATCTAAACCAACAATACGGTCTGGATTAAGCTGAGACATCATTAAAGCTAAATCTCCTGTTCCTGTAGCTATATCTAATATTTGTTTAGGCTTATTTTCTCCAACTAACTTTACTACTTTTTTCCTCCAACTAACATCAATACCTAAAGAAATTACTCGGTTTAACCCATCATAATCTTGTGATATATTGTTAAACATTTGAGCTACTTGCTCTTTTTTCCCTAGTGTAGAGTCTTTATATGGTTTTATTTGTTCTGACATAAAAAGGTTTAAACTTTATAGTAAATTATCCGTTAATTGCTACTACTTCATTTACCTGATTAGGTAACATTTCTTTCAACATTGTTTCAATTCCATTTTTTAGTGTTACGGTAGAAGAAGGACATCCACTACAAGCTCCTTGTAAAACAACACTTACTCTTTTGCTTTCTTCATCATATGATTTAAAAGCTATATTCCCTCCATCTGATGCCACAGCTGGCTTAATGTATTCATCTAAAATATCAACTATTTTTGATTCTACATCTGATAAGTTTTCCTTTGGAATTTCTACGTTTTGTGCTGTTTCCTTTTCTGGTAAAGCTGAAATAATTGTTTTACCCTGTTGTATGTATTCTCTTATAAAGGTTCTTACTTCTTGATACACTTCATTCCATTCTATCATATCATATTTCGTAATAGAAACATAATTCTCAGAAATAAACAACTCTTTAACAAATGGAAAGCTAAACAGCGCTTGTGCTAAAGGAGATGATTTACTAGCTTCTTCTATGTTTTTAAATTCAACATCGGTTTGAGTCAAACCTTTGTTAGTTCCAAACTTCATTACTGATGGATTAGGTGTTACTTCTGCATACACCTCAATAGCTTCTTTCTTTGTAGCTTCTTCTTCTTTAACAACAGTATTTCCTTCTTTCAAATATGTTTCTATTTGTTCTTTAACTTCCTCAGCTACATCATTCCATTGTACAATATCAAATCTTTGAACGGCAATAAAGTTAGCAGTTATAAATACTTTTTTTACGAATGGAAGATAAAAAAGCTTCTGTGCTAGTGGAGAATTTTTAGCCTCATCTATATTAGCAAACTCATAACTACCTCCATTAATTAAAATAGTATTACTTATAAACTTAATAATAGTTTCATTATTAGTTTCTTGTATATTTATTTTTATTGAATCCATGACTTCTTAAATGAATGGCAAAATTACATTAAAAAACTGACATATATATACAGAAACAGCCTCGCAAATTGCAAGGCTGTCATCTATTATTTTATTTAAGTTATTATTTACAAATTGATAGTTAATGTTCCAGATATTCTAGAAGTATCATTTGTTAAATTAATATCACCTGTTTGATACAATGTATTGTACTCTATATTTTCTGACTTTCTATATGATAAATCTACTTTTATATTTCCAAAATTATACCCTAAACCTGCAGAAAAACCTTTAATATTATCTTTATTAGTATTCCCTCCTAAAGCTGCAATTAAATTAGGATTCTTTTCATAATGATATCCTCCTCTTAAACTCATTCTATCAAATCGCCATTCTGCTCCTACATTTAAAGCGTGTGTACTCCTGTAATCTGATGCAAACCTCTGATTAGCCTCAATAAAACTATCACTATTCTCCCTATACTTAATATTTTGATAATCCTTATAGGTATAATCTACACTAATCAATCCTTTTTTACCAAAAATATAAGCTCCACTAGCAGTTATTCTACTATTAGTTTTAAATCGGTATACATAAAGCTCATCAATTAAATCTGTTCCGCCATTAATCCCTAAATTCCTTACCTCAGATAGCACCAATTGATTTTTGTAATCCTCAGAAATTTCTTGATACCATGTAGGAGTTTCATACGCCAACCCTAATCGTAAATTTTGATCCAACTTATATATAAAACCTAATCCTATTGAAAACCCACTACCTTGAATATAAGAATCTATTGTATTTCTTGCGTTTAAAACGTTTCCATTTGCATCATCATTTTCTTCTCTTAACACTCCAATTCTATTAAAGTTTAAATCATGAAAATTTAAAGACGCCCCTACAAAGAGTTTATTTTGGTGTACCGCAGAAAAACCAATATTGAATACACTTGAATTCCCTAACCTTTCTTCTGAAAAACGTTGTCCAATTGCTCCTTCAAACTGTCTTTTGGGAGTATTGGTGTCATTAAAATGCTCTGTATTGTATAAAAACTCACTATTTCCATTTACCGAATAGAATGAATTATAATCCTTTTTTATTCTATAATTAAATGAAAATGCAAAACGATTCCATTCTGAATTTTGATAAGCGGTGTCAAAAGCTAAAATACCTCCAGCTTGTGTCATATTGAAATAATCATTCTGTGTAGCTGATGAATTTCCATAATATAAAGCAGTAATATCAGTATTTCTATTACCTATAGTTATTGAAGCACTACTTTTTTTAGATACAGCTGCTCCTGCAGGATTTATACCTAAAGAAGAGACATCTCCTCCTAAAGCACCAAATGCACCTGACATTGCTTCATATCTTGCTGTTCCATAATTATCATCTTGTGAAAACAAAATACCTAAATCATTATAATTAAGTGATTGAGAATAGGTACTAAAAGAGCTAGCAATTGCTATTGCCAATGTAAAAAATCGTTTCATATTTCTCTTTGTTATAGTTTTTTGTAGTTTTTTTTTATCTATCGTCTACTTCTTCTAGAACTTGAACTTCTACTTGAAGAACCTCTTGAGTAACTTCTAGTTGATGAGCTTCTACTTGGCGTATAGCTTCTAGAAGATCTACTTGATCTTGAAGGTGTATAACTTCTATTTGATCTGGTTGACCTAGATGGCGTATAACTTCTTGATGAATTACTCCTAGACCTTGATGAATTATAATTACGTCTTGTTGACCTTGTAGACTTAGTTGTTCTTGAAGGCTTATACCCTCCTGTTGAATATCTATTTGTTCTAGTTGACCTTGAATTCCTTACAGATCTTGTTGGTCTGGTACTTCTTGTTCCATACCTTCTAGTAGATCTAACACTTCTATTATTTCTAGATGTTCTAGCTGTAGTTCCTCTTCTACTTCTGTATACGTTAGATGAACGTCTTGAAGCTACAGTATTTCTTCTTGAGGTATAAACACCTCTTCTATTACTGTAATTCCTTCTTGATGCAATTGCTCTTCTATATGGATTCGCACCTCTTCTATAATAACGATTGTTATAAAATCTATTGTAACGGAAACCTCTTCTATAAAAAGGCGGGCAATACGGATCATAACCCCATCCCCAACCTATATTAAAGTTGTTATAGTAATGTCCATAACTATATGGATGCCAATATGGGTCATAGCCCCATCTATAAAAACGGTTTCTCCACCATGGATTATATCCAACTCCATAAAATGAGTCCCAATACCAGTCATTATAAAACCCCCATCTTGGAGCTGTATTAACATTTATAACAACATCACTATTATTACTATATCCCCAAGGTTCATTTGAATTATATGTTATTCTAGTTCTTGGTCTTTCTTCATCAATAATTTCTTCTTCAGGATCAAACTCTGTGTTCTCAGACTTATAACTTTCAATATCTGTAAAAATATCTGTCCCATTCAGTGTTCCTAATCGTTCAACTTCCTTTGTAAAAGGGTTTTCATCCTCTACAACCTCAACTTCCTCTTGAACTTCTGGCTCAGTATATACCTCCTGAGGTTGACTCACCACTTCATCATCATAGATGCCATCATCACCAGCTGTGACTGTCTGCATTGTTCCGCAAGAAACAAAAGTTGCTGTGCTAAAAAACAACAGCGTTAAAATTAACGAAAGCCTGGTTTTGATGTAATGTGGTTTCATGTCTTTAATTTTTTAAGGTTAGAACACTCATTTTATTTAGTTGTGTTTGCAAAAAACTTTTTTTTGTTGGGCTTATTACCTTTTTAATGTAGTTTTGCAGATACAATTTTACGCATAAAAAATAACAATATTTATGCCAAACTTTTGATTATGAGCAAACATTTAACAAAAAGAGCAGAAGACTATTCGAAATGGTATAACGAATTGATTGTAAAGGCCGATTTAGCTGAGACTTCAGCAGTACGTGGTTGTATGGTTATAAAACCCTATGGATTTGCCATATGGGAAAAAATGCAAGCTGAATTAGACAGAATGTTTAAAGAAACAGGTCATCAAAACGCATATTTTCCTCTTTTTGTCCCTAAAAGTTTGTTTGAAGCTGAGGAGAAAAATGCTGAAGGTTTTGCTAAAGAATGTGCAGTTGTAACACATTACCGATTACAATCTGACCCAGATAAAGAAGGCAAGCTTAGAGTAGACCCAGAAGCCAAATTAGAAGAAGAATTAGTTGTAAGACCAACTTCAGAAGCTATCATATGGAATACATATAGAGGCTGGATACAATCACATAGAGACTTACCCTTATTAATAAATCAATGGGCTAATGTTGTCCGCTGGGAAATGAGAACTCGTTTATTTTTGAGAACTGCTGAATTTTTATGGCAAGAAGGTCATACTGCACATGCTACAAAAGAAGAAGCGGTAAGTGAAGCTAAGCAAATGCAAGAAGTATATGCAACTTTTGCTGAAAACTTTATGGCTATGCCAGTTGTTAGAGGAGCTAAATCGGAAAGTGAACGATTTGCTGGAGCTGATGACACCTATACTATTGAAGCTTTAATGCAAGACGGTAAAGCATTACAAGCTGGAACTTCTCACTTTTTAGGTCAAAATTTTGCGAAAGCCTTTGATGTCAAATACACATCTAAAGAAGGCAAACAAGAACATGTTTGGGCTACTTCTTGGGGAGTTTCAACACGATTAATAGGAGGCTTAATAATGACACACTCAGATGATGCTGGTTTGGTATTACCTCCAAAATTAGCACCAATACAAGTAGTAATTGTCCCTATTTATAAGGGAGAAGATCAACTGAATGCTATTTCTGAAAAGGTTGATGCAATAATTAAAGATCTAAGAAAAAAAGGTGTTTCTGTAAAGTTTGATACCAGAGATACTATGCGTCCAGGAGCTAAGTTTGCAGAATATGAGTTAAAAGGTGTACCTGTAAGAATAGCAGTAGGTAATAGAGATTTAGAAAATGGGACTGTTGAAATTGCAAGAAGAGATACCTTTGAAAAGGAAACCGTTAATCAAGACAATATTGTTTCTTATGTTGTTAATCTTTTAGAAGAAATACAAAACGGTCTTTATAAAAAAGCTTTAGATTATAGAGCTTCACATACTACTGAAGTAAATTCTTTTGAAGAGTTCAAAGATGTAATTAAGAACAAAGGAGGTTTTGTTTCTGCGCATTGGGATGGTACTATTGAAACTGAAGATAAAATTAAAGATTTAACAAAAGCAACTATTAGATGCATTCCAAATGATGCCAAGGAAGAAGTAGGAACTTGTATTTTAACAGGAAAACCATCTACAAAAAG encodes the following:
- the proS gene encoding proline--tRNA ligase, with the protein product MSKHLTKRAEDYSKWYNELIVKADLAETSAVRGCMVIKPYGFAIWEKMQAELDRMFKETGHQNAYFPLFVPKSLFEAEEKNAEGFAKECAVVTHYRLQSDPDKEGKLRVDPEAKLEEELVVRPTSEAIIWNTYRGWIQSHRDLPLLINQWANVVRWEMRTRLFLRTAEFLWQEGHTAHATKEEAVSEAKQMQEVYATFAENFMAMPVVRGAKSESERFAGADDTYTIEALMQDGKALQAGTSHFLGQNFAKAFDVKYTSKEGKQEHVWATSWGVSTRLIGGLIMTHSDDAGLVLPPKLAPIQVVIVPIYKGEDQLNAISEKVDAIIKDLRKKGVSVKFDTRDTMRPGAKFAEYELKGVPVRIAVGNRDLENGTVEIARRDTFEKETVNQDNIVSYVVNLLEEIQNGLYKKALDYRASHTTEVNSFEEFKDVIKNKGGFVSAHWDGTIETEDKIKDLTKATIRCIPNDAKEEVGTCILTGKPSTKRVLFAKAY